The following are from one region of the Verrucomicrobiaceae bacterium genome:
- a CDS encoding helix-turn-helix domain-containing protein encodes MNYIPSDKAYLTLPEVAPILRRSRRTIQRMVADRQLKAHKLRNRWVVKPECLEHFLKKLPSSF; translated from the coding sequence ATGAATTATATCCCCTCAGACAAAGCGTACCTAACCCTTCCCGAAGTTGCACCTATCTTGCGGCGATCACGCCGCACCATCCAAAGGATGGTGGCAGACCGGCAGCTCAAAGCACATAAGCTTCGTAACCGTTGGGTTGTGAAGCCAGAATGCCTTGAACACTTCCTCAAGAAACTCCCTTCCAGCTTTTGA